The proteins below are encoded in one region of Hordeum vulgare subsp. vulgare chromosome 3H, MorexV3_pseudomolecules_assembly, whole genome shotgun sequence:
- the LOC123441175 gene encoding probable pectinesterase 67, which yields MAQPSLLLLPLAAAVLLLSLSLCDAHNKLAKKSNDAVNGPLLTSKINAKRTLIVGPNDEFKTIQSAIDAVPAGNSEWVIVHLRSGVYAEKVVIPETKPFIFVRGNGKGRTSISYESASPHNTESATFAVHADNVIVFGLSFRNAARAGLPNNPEIRTVAAMVSGDKVAFYHCAFYSPHHTLFDSAGRHYYESCYIQGNIDFIFGGGQSIFQCPEIFVKPDRRTPILGSIAAQDRKEESGNGGFVFLKGKVYGVGEVYLGRANEAYSRVVFADTYLSKSVNPAGWTNYDFSGSTEHVMLAEFNCTGPGADTSQRVPWSRRLDQAEAAKFLTVDFINGKEWLPAFYY from the exons ATGGCCCAGcctagcctcctcctcctccccctcgccgCAGCGGTGCTCCTCCTCTCGCTGTCACTCTGCGACGCACACAACAAGCTCGCCAAGAAGAGCAACGATGCCGTCAACGGGCCCCTCCTCACCTCTAAGATCAACGCCAAGCGCACCCTCATCGTCGGCCCCAACGACGAGTTCAAGACCATCCAGTCCGCCATCGACGCCGTGCCCGCCGGCAACTCCGAGTGGGTCATCGTCCACCTCCGATCCGGCGTCTACGC GGAGAAAGTCGTGATTCCGGAGACGAAGCCGTTCATCTTCGTGAGGGGAAACGGCAAGGGCCGCACGTCCATCTCCTACGAGTCCGCCTCCCCACACAACACCGAGTCGGCCACCTTCGCCGTGCACGCAGACAATGTCATCGTCTTCGGCCTTAGCTTCAGG AACGCGGCGCGCGCGGGGCTGCCGAACAACCCAGAGATCCGCACGGTGGCCGCCATGGTCAGCGGCGACAAGGTGGCCTTCTACCATTGCGCCTTCTACAGCCCCCACCACACCCTCTTCGACAGTGCCGGCcgccactactacgagagctgctaCATCCAGGGCAACATCGACTTCATCTTCGGCGGCGGCCAGTCGATATTCCAGTGCCCGGAGATCTTCGTGAAGCCCGACCGGCGGACGCCGATCCTGGGGTCCATcgccgcgcaagaccgcaaggagGAGAGCGGCAATGGCGGCTTCGTCTTCCTCAAGGGGAAGGTGTACGGTGTAGGGGAGGTGTACCTAGGCCGCGCCAACGAGGCCTACTCACGCGTCGTCTTCGCCGACACCTACCTCTCCAAGTCCGTCAACCCTGCCGGCTGGACCAACTACGACTTCTCTGGCAGCACCGA ACATGTGATGCTCGCGGAGTTCAACTGCACGGGGCCAGGGGCCGACACGTCGCAGCGTGTGCCATGGTCGCGGCGGTTAGACCAGGCGGAGGCGGCCAAGTTCCTCACCGTCGACTTCATCAACGGCAAGGAGTGGCTCCCAGCGTTCTACTACTGA